A stretch of the Parabacteroides timonensis genome encodes the following:
- a CDS encoding porin family protein codes for MKKMMIFGVMLMMMLMCVTSVSAQWSVTPEAGMNVTKYKNASAAIGFKAGAAVSYTFGSGLFSLQSGLYYVQRGTGKSFFGGAYGKAMDKEGNMVDHYLNFAPGFLGSYNYGDFITSGYSGIYGGEGGFPIDMRVDGIRLSEGSIRRDYLQLPVLARFNWKIGEDVKFHIAAGPYLAYGIGGKRKYKAMEMSDKGFSETDESFNPFKNSSYERFDWGLTFNAGVEVKRFTFNASYDMGLGNEYKYDGIGLKYHTVSLTVGYRF; via the coding sequence ATGAAAAAGATGATGATTTTTGGAGTGATGTTGATGATGATGTTGATGTGTGTGACGAGTGTTAGTGCACAATGGTCTGTAACTCCTGAGGCCGGAATGAATGTGACGAAGTACAAAAATGCATCTGCCGCTATTGGTTTTAAAGCCGGTGCGGCTGTGAGCTATACTTTTGGTTCAGGATTGTTTTCACTTCAATCCGGCCTGTATTATGTACAGCGGGGAACAGGGAAATCTTTTTTCGGAGGAGCCTATGGCAAAGCTATGGATAAAGAGGGAAATATGGTAGATCATTATTTAAACTTTGCTCCGGGTTTTTTAGGTAGTTATAATTATGGTGATTTCATAACTTCCGGTTATTCCGGAATATATGGAGGAGAAGGAGGTTTTCCGATTGATATGCGGGTAGATGGTATTCGTTTGAGTGAAGGAAGTATTCGTCGGGATTATTTGCAGTTGCCGGTTCTTGCCCGTTTTAACTGGAAGATTGGTGAAGATGTAAAGTTTCATATAGCTGCTGGTCCTTATCTGGCTTATGGAATTGGAGGAAAGAGAAAGTACAAGGCAATGGAAATGTCCGATAAGGGCTTTTCAGAAACAGATGAATCTTTTAATCCATTCAAAAATTCCAGTTACGAACGTTTCGACTGGGGATTGACATTTAATGCCGGAGTTGAAGTAAAACGCTTTACGTTTAATGCTTCTTATGACATGGGGCTGGGTAATGAGTATAAATATGATGGTATAGGTTTAAAATATCATACCGTAAGTCTTACAGTAGGGTATAGATTCTAG
- a CDS encoding porin family protein, whose product MRKLILMMLSVWMIGGMANAQSRWSLTPEAGMTAVQRVGYGTWRPGVKVGTSIGYQFKPEWIGLKTGLFYTNRGYSMGDYPVTSQYLDGTTTFELIGGSITQHFLQLPVMADFSWKVGDKVRMHLGVGMYAGVSLSNHWKWGSSMTTVSKPDPGVEQRMISYPYPYPGGNYEMAYDTNPFGGQSSFDWGLTTSFGIEVDNWIINVGYELSLGDEGDSYMVRGDNFSFMDDRSVGSNYNTLSLSVGYKFKLGK is encoded by the coding sequence ATGAGAAAGCTTATTTTGATGATGTTGAGTGTGTGGATGATTGGCGGAATGGCGAATGCACAATCCCGTTGGAGTTTGACTCCGGAAGCAGGTATGACGGCCGTTCAACGTGTTGGCTACGGAACGTGGAGACCGGGAGTGAAAGTAGGAACAAGCATCGGTTATCAGTTTAAGCCGGAATGGATTGGACTGAAGACAGGTTTGTTTTATACCAACCGTGGTTATTCAATGGGTGATTATCCGGTGACAAGTCAGTATTTGGACGGTACGACAACGTTTGAACTGATTGGTGGCAGTATTACACAGCATTTCCTGCAATTGCCGGTAATGGCTGATTTCTCCTGGAAGGTAGGAGACAAGGTGCGGATGCATTTAGGGGTTGGTATGTATGCCGGTGTCTCATTATCGAATCATTGGAAATGGGGTTCAAGCATGACGACTGTCTCCAAACCGGATCCAGGCGTGGAGCAAAGGATGATTTCGTATCCTTACCCTTATCCGGGGGGAAATTATGAAATGGCCTATGATACTAATCCATTCGGTGGGCAGAGTTCTTTTGATTGGGGGCTGACTACTTCCTTTGGAATAGAAGTTGACAATTGGATAATTAATGTAGGATATGAATTATCTTTGGGTGACGAAGGTGATAGTTATATGGTGAGGGGAGATAATTTCTCGTTTATGGATGATCGGAGCGTAGGTTCCAATTACAACACCTTGTCGCTCTCTGTCGGTTATAAGTTTAAATTAGGAAAATAA
- a CDS encoding DUF4249 domain-containing protein, with translation MKKILSILLPLLLLCISCIRDVVLKLDPVPPVLVLNASITPEREVAAFLSKSWFLLDSVPEYDLPDKGVNIDVYVNDTFRGSMERSDNPADSTEYKGQFKLSGCHVKAGDKVRLEAGASGFDPVAAETVIPQKTDIILLDTVGFLKPNSFSSHLLRMYITLHDKPAERNYYRLVVEQLVEFHKGDSVMWVSTFCDETWRNTITGDDLVDTFNKFSFDSFRLTYDDPVFQPDIPSLAYYDGPYCRGIFPDDLFNGKDYTVTASFAPNYSFVTDTLSATVYYDVHLLSISEAYYNYLKVIRNFSISLGDANMDALLEPTSTYSNVTDGFGVVTGYQKATRRITMPIGSVPPYFEW, from the coding sequence ATGAAGAAGATATTATCCATATTACTGCCACTTTTGCTTTTATGCATTTCTTGTATACGTGATGTCGTGCTGAAGCTCGATCCGGTGCCTCCGGTATTGGTGTTGAATGCCTCTATCACACCTGAACGTGAAGTGGCTGCATTTCTTTCGAAAAGCTGGTTTTTACTGGATAGTGTTCCTGAATACGACCTTCCTGATAAGGGAGTGAATATAGATGTGTATGTAAATGATACTTTTCGGGGAAGTATGGAACGTTCGGATAATCCGGCTGACAGTACCGAATACAAAGGACAGTTTAAGTTGTCCGGTTGCCATGTAAAGGCTGGTGATAAAGTGAGGTTGGAAGCCGGGGCATCCGGTTTCGATCCGGTAGCGGCAGAGACGGTGATCCCTCAGAAGACGGATATTATTTTACTTGACACAGTGGGATTTCTCAAACCGAATTCTTTTAGTTCTCATCTTTTAAGGATGTATATTACGTTGCACGATAAACCTGCTGAACGTAATTACTATCGTCTGGTTGTGGAACAATTGGTTGAATTTCATAAAGGTGACAGTGTGATGTGGGTGAGTACGTTTTGTGATGAAACATGGAGAAATACCATTACCGGTGATGACCTGGTGGATACTTTTAATAAATTCTCTTTTGACAGTTTTCGGTTGACTTATGACGATCCGGTATTCCAGCCCGATATCCCTTCACTTGCTTATTATGACGGCCCTTATTGCCGGGGTATTTTCCCGGATGATCTGTTCAATGGAAAGGATTATACGGTGACAGCTTCGTTCGCTCCCAATTATTCATTTGTCACCGACACCTTGTCGGCCACCGTCTATTACGATGTTCATCTTTTGTCGATTTCGGAGGCTTATTATAACTATCTGAAAGTGATCCGTAACTTCTCCATATCGTTGGGAGATGCTAATATGGATGCTTTGCTGGAACCCACTTCCACCTATTCAAACGTAACCGACGGCTTCGGTGTTGTGACTGGCTATCAGAAAGCAACACGTCGCATCACCATGCCCATCGGCAGTGTACCTCCTTATTTCGAATGGTAA
- a CDS encoding cold-shock protein — MARSVTVDKRENEKKRLAKRAEKQKRKEEKKLNPKANSFEDMIAYVDENGVITSTPPEENVKKEEIKQEEILISVPKKEKEEPVILKGKVDFFNTSKGFGFIKELSGGERYFFHVNNILSSAITEGDIVTFDLERGLKGMNAINIRLENELPAVEEASED, encoded by the coding sequence ATGGCAAGATCCGTTACCGTAGACAAACGTGAAAATGAAAAAAAGAGACTCGCAAAACGAGCAGAAAAACAAAAAAGAAAAGAAGAAAAGAAGCTAAACCCTAAAGCGAACAGCTTTGAGGATATGATAGCTTACGTGGATGAGAATGGGGTGATTACCTCGACTCCTCCGGAAGAAAATGTCAAAAAAGAAGAGATCAAACAGGAAGAGATACTGATATCGGTACCTAAAAAAGAGAAAGAGGAACCGGTTATCCTAAAAGGAAAAGTAGACTTCTTCAATACCTCGAAAGGATTCGGTTTTATCAAAGAACTTTCAGGAGGTGAAAGATACTTTTTCCATGTAAACAATATCTTGTCTTCGGCAATAACCGAAGGTGATATCGTTACATTCGACCTCGAACGCGGCTTAAAAGGCATGAATGCGATCAACATTCGCCTGGAAAACGAATTACCCGCCGTAGAAGAGGCATCAGAAGATTAA
- a CDS encoding RNA polymerase sigma-70 factor — protein sequence MATISSGEFERYFKDLYKPLCLFALRFTERLDDAEDIVQQAFADVWDKNINNILIDNLKSYMYQAVRNRSLSLVTQPADLQTTDQLPDMEDSSEEEQVYNAERDARLWNAIDGLPPERKKIFLLSKRDGLKYQEIAEELNISIKTVENQMGKALKALRETAVRIYNFLFGLA from the coding sequence ATGGCAACCATTTCCAGTGGAGAGTTTGAGCGGTATTTCAAGGATTTATATAAACCCTTGTGTCTTTTTGCGCTCCGATTTACTGAACGGTTAGATGATGCGGAGGATATTGTTCAACAGGCTTTTGCCGATGTATGGGACAAAAATATCAATAATATACTGATTGATAATCTGAAGTCGTATATGTATCAGGCTGTACGTAACCGTTCCCTTTCGCTTGTTACACAGCCTGCCGATTTGCAGACTACCGACCAGCTTCCGGATATGGAAGACTCATCGGAGGAAGAGCAGGTCTACAATGCAGAACGCGATGCCCGCCTGTGGAACGCGATAGACGGCTTACCTCCCGAACGCAAAAAAATCTTTTTACTTTCGAAACGCGACGGTCTGAAGTACCAGGAGATCGCCGAAGAACTGAATATCTCAATAAAAACGGTTGAGAATCAGATGGGGAAAGCATTGAAAGCATTACGTGAGACGGCAGTACGTATCTATAACTTTCTCTTTGGTCTGGCGTGA
- a CDS encoding FecR family protein — translation MNNEQEHKLEERIRFVAKHYEEGRLDTDKAWQQFASRHQVRRTVSFRRYWMAVASVLLLLIGFSTYYITERNFPEWVAVTTTPGQLKDVYLPDSTLISMAGNSSIRYDARSYGKERRVVEMKGKAFFQVTRNEARPFSVYTERTEVTVLGTSFQINEQPGGTDVNVMTGKVSFGATGSETDKVILTAGMSASFSMESNGITILEEEDLNSLSWKTRQLRFNDTPLEKVIDDLNEYYQVKVINKTETPNLKLTATFNDLPLEDVLLVINQTLDTRLAPDPNK, via the coding sequence ATGAACAACGAGCAGGAACATAAACTGGAAGAACGCATCCGTTTCGTAGCGAAACACTACGAGGAAGGACGTCTGGATACGGATAAGGCCTGGCAGCAGTTTGCCTCCAGGCATCAGGTACGCCGTACGGTCTCTTTCCGCCGCTACTGGATGGCTGTAGCTTCGGTCTTATTACTGCTCATTGGTTTCAGTACTTATTATATAACAGAACGTAATTTCCCCGAATGGGTAGCGGTAACGACTACCCCGGGACAGCTAAAAGATGTTTACCTACCTGACAGTACTCTGATTTCGATGGCTGGAAATTCCTCCATTCGATATGATGCGAGATCTTACGGAAAGGAGCGGCGTGTAGTGGAGATGAAAGGAAAAGCCTTTTTCCAGGTGACGCGGAACGAAGCACGCCCCTTTTCTGTGTATACTGAACGGACGGAAGTGACCGTATTGGGTACCAGTTTTCAGATAAACGAACAACCCGGCGGAACAGACGTGAATGTGATGACCGGTAAAGTAAGCTTTGGTGCTACCGGAAGTGAAACGGACAAGGTTATATTAACAGCCGGTATGTCGGCTTCGTTCTCTATGGAAAGCAACGGAATAACAATACTCGAAGAAGAAGACCTCAATAGCCTGTCATGGAAAACCAGACAGTTGCGTTTCAATGATACTCCGCTTGAAAAGGTTATCGACGATTTGAATGAATACTATCAGGTAAAAGTAATCAATAAAACAGAAACCCCGAATCTGAAACTGACGGCCACTTTCAATGATCTTCCGTTGGAAGATGTTTTACTGGTTATCAACCAGACGCTGGATACCCGCCTGGCTCCTGATCCCAATAAATAA
- a CDS encoding TonB-dependent receptor → MGRIWILLTGILMLFSQVKAGELAAVVKLPVEPTPTVTMEMRQVSLLEILQELEKQTGIFFSYESSMLDDFPKMSFKAQDESLSYCLRRLFYSLPVTYRMTGQIVILKRKPRLYTISGFVRDSVSYESLINASVFERNTRSGTTTNNYGFYSITLPPGKVTLRASFVGYDAKEVTFELSRDTLVDIPLHAIEALGEIVVEGLNPRSEVLNTRTGVVEVPSRRIKSMPALLGETDVVKTLQRLPGVAVGVEGMTGLHVRGGNADGNLYLLDGNPVYHTNHLLGFFSAFNPDAVKNTTFYKGSFPAEYGGRLSSVVDVRTNDGDRYEYHGNFSIGLLAMRGNLEGPIIKGKSSFNVSVRRTWMELFTWPILKAVNKNRSDKLKGGYHFFDMNAKVNHSFSDRTRLYMSFYMGSDSYLDGEEYSYGDRLGKDFRWRWGNLIGSVGVNHVFNNKLFASFTAGYARYRSHIIQDKADYAQSSNVNEERVYNQESHYRSAMEDMSLRASFDYRIHEKHRLRFGGDYLFHNFRPEQNTMKSWYKDSVKSQETNTMYANSLIHGHEVSLFAEEEMHVMERLKTNVGLRYTLFTVQGETYQSFQPRLSIRYLLARNFSAKLSYSKMNQYIHLLSNSYISQPTDIWVPVTRNIRPMNAHQYTAGLYYTLNRLYNFSIEGYYKRMNNLIEYKDRFPVGIDYSNWEERVGEGHGRAYGMELMAQKKTGRLSGWIGYTLSWSDRLFPDGSVNKGRRFPSKYDNRHKIDVVATYKLSRKVELTAAWMFASGNYITIKDQVYHGGTGQTNNGYLHGSGIISGGDGYDYASSSRNNYQLAPYHRLDLGLNFYRYKKKGRMGIWNLSLCNAYCHPNPFSVETKYYTDPVTGKREIYLEQSILFLFLPSVSYTYKF, encoded by the coding sequence ATGGGACGTATATGGATATTGCTGACAGGAATTCTTATGCTTTTTTCGCAGGTAAAAGCCGGGGAACTGGCTGCTGTGGTTAAGCTCCCGGTCGAGCCTACACCTACGGTAACAATGGAGATGCGCCAGGTTTCCTTGTTGGAGATATTGCAGGAGCTGGAAAAGCAGACCGGGATCTTTTTCTCTTACGAATCATCTATGCTCGATGATTTCCCGAAGATGTCGTTTAAGGCCCAGGACGAATCACTGTCTTATTGTCTCAGGAGATTATTTTACTCTTTGCCTGTTACTTACCGGATGACCGGGCAGATCGTGATTTTGAAACGAAAGCCCCGGCTGTATACCATAAGTGGTTTCGTACGTGACTCGGTATCCTACGAAAGTCTTATTAATGCTTCGGTATTCGAACGCAATACCAGGAGCGGAACAACAACAAATAATTACGGCTTTTACAGTATTACTCTGCCTCCCGGGAAGGTTACTTTACGAGCCTCCTTTGTCGGTTATGATGCGAAAGAGGTCACTTTTGAGTTATCCCGTGATACATTGGTCGATATACCTTTACATGCTATCGAGGCATTGGGGGAGATTGTCGTGGAGGGCTTGAATCCCCGGTCGGAAGTATTAAATACACGTACGGGGGTAGTGGAGGTGCCTTCCCGGCGCATCAAGTCGATGCCGGCTTTGCTGGGGGAGACGGATGTGGTGAAAACCCTGCAACGACTTCCCGGCGTTGCAGTAGGGGTGGAAGGGATGACCGGTCTCCATGTGAGGGGAGGCAATGCCGACGGAAACCTTTACTTGCTTGACGGTAACCCGGTTTATCACACCAATCACTTGCTTGGTTTCTTTTCAGCCTTTAATCCTGATGCCGTCAAGAATACGACATTTTATAAGGGGAGCTTTCCTGCCGAATACGGAGGAAGGCTCTCGTCGGTTGTAGATGTGAGGACGAATGATGGCGACCGTTACGAATATCATGGAAACTTCTCTATCGGTTTGCTCGCTATGCGGGGGAACCTGGAAGGCCCTATTATAAAAGGAAAATCTTCATTCAACGTTTCCGTCAGACGTACCTGGATGGAACTTTTCACCTGGCCGATACTGAAGGCAGTAAATAAAAACAGGAGCGATAAACTGAAAGGCGGGTATCACTTCTTCGATATGAATGCCAAAGTAAACCACTCCTTTAGCGACCGCACCCGTCTTTATATGAGTTTTTATATGGGTAGCGACAGTTATCTCGATGGAGAAGAGTATAGCTATGGAGATCGTCTTGGTAAGGATTTTCGTTGGCGGTGGGGAAATCTGATCGGTTCAGTGGGAGTGAATCATGTATTCAATAATAAACTGTTTGCCAGTTTTACGGCGGGATATGCACGTTACCGTTCACATATCATACAAGATAAGGCAGATTATGCACAGTCTTCCAACGTTAATGAAGAAAGGGTATACAACCAGGAAAGCCACTATCGTTCGGCTATGGAAGATATGAGCCTGCGTGCATCATTCGATTACCGTATACATGAGAAACACCGTCTCCGTTTTGGTGGTGATTATCTGTTTCATAATTTCCGTCCTGAGCAGAATACGATGAAGAGTTGGTATAAGGACTCGGTAAAATCGCAAGAGACAAATACGATGTATGCCAATTCGCTGATTCACGGCCATGAAGTCTCTTTGTTTGCCGAAGAAGAGATGCATGTGATGGAACGTCTTAAGACGAATGTGGGTTTGCGATATACGTTATTTACTGTACAGGGGGAGACTTACCAGTCTTTTCAACCGCGTTTGTCGATACGTTATCTGCTGGCCCGTAACTTCTCTGCTAAACTGTCATATTCCAAGATGAACCAGTATATCCATCTTCTTTCCAACAGCTATATCAGCCAGCCGACAGATATCTGGGTGCCCGTAACCCGTAATATCCGTCCGATGAATGCGCATCAGTATACCGCTGGGCTTTACTATACGCTTAACAGGCTGTATAACTTCTCTATCGAAGGATATTATAAACGGATGAACAACCTGATCGAATACAAAGATCGTTTTCCGGTAGGGATCGATTATTCCAATTGGGAAGAACGGGTAGGGGAAGGTCATGGCCGTGCCTACGGAATGGAACTTATGGCGCAGAAGAAGACAGGGCGTTTGTCGGGCTGGATCGGTTACACATTATCCTGGTCGGATCGCCTCTTTCCGGATGGAAGTGTAAATAAAGGCCGGCGTTTTCCTTCCAAATATGATAACCGTCATAAGATAGACGTCGTGGCAACTTATAAACTGTCTCGTAAGGTGGAACTGACTGCCGCCTGGATGTTTGCCTCCGGTAATTATATCACGATCAAGGATCAGGTATATCATGGAGGGACGGGACAGACGAATAACGGCTATTTACACGGTAGTGGCATCATTTCAGGGGGAGACGGTTACGATTATGCATCCAGTTCCCGAAACAACTACCAGTTGGCTCCTTATCACCGTCTTGACCTGGGACTTAACTTTTACCGTTATAAAAAGAAGGGGCGTATGGGAATCTGGAATCTTAGCCTTTGTAATGCTTATTGCCACCCGAACCCGTTTAGTGTTGAGACAAAATACTATACTGATCCCGTTACCGGAAAACGCGAGATCTATCTGGAGCAATCTATCTTATTCCTGTTCCTGCCTTCCGTATCATATACCTATAAATTCTAA
- a CDS encoding glycoside hydrolase family 95 protein, producing MNIRLLSSLFLLFCCLACAETQKKESLVLWYDEPSESWNDALPVGNGRAGAMVFGGVDKEQLQLNENTLYSGEPSTTFKDIKITPEMFDRVVGLMKAQRYDEASDLVCKHWLGRLHQYYQPFGDLFIENNKPGEVSGYKRELNISDAITRTVFQQDGVQYEREVFASYPDDVIILHLKSSTPEGLDLSLNFTSPHPTARQSEGSDRLVLHGQAPGYVERRTFEQMEAWGDQYKHPELYDEKGNRKFDKRVLYGDEIDNKGMFFEAQLKPVLPKGGDYEITDKGIHVYNTGEVYFVLSMATSFNGFDKSPSREGVDPSAKAAGILDKALAYDYKQLKQRHVTDYQSLFDRVDLQLPSTPEQKAMLTDQRIRQFEAVSDPDLAALLFQFGRYLMISGSRPGGQPLNLQGIWNKDVVPAWNSGYTININTEMNYWPAELTNLSECHEPLFRLIDELAVSGAETARNMYNRRGWVGHHNTSIWRESVPNDNVPTASFWPMVQGWLCSHLWEHYQYTQDEEFLKNRAYPLMKGAAEFFADWLIDDGNGRLVTPVGVSPENRFIMDNGKQGAMSMGPTMDMAIIRETFTRTLEVAERLDQDEPLRTELKDKLSRLLPYQVGERGQLQEWMYDFKEWEPKHRHFSHLYGLHPGNQITADATPELFDAAKQTLILRGDEATGWSMGWKINCWARLQDGNHAYKIVSNLFNPVGFGNGRKGGGLFKNMLDAHPPFQIDGNFGYTAGVAEMLLQSHAGFIQLLPALPDVWSEGAVSGLKARGNFEVAMKWQQGSLSEATILSGSGKECRLRTSLPIAVKQGGNAIVTSSPVTSNGKEYYETVFATVAGKSYQVSPVAP from the coding sequence ATGAATATACGCTTATTATCTTCCCTTTTCCTATTATTTTGTTGTCTTGCGTGCGCGGAAACACAAAAGAAGGAGTCGCTCGTTTTGTGGTATGACGAACCTTCCGAAAGTTGGAATGACGCTCTTCCCGTGGGGAACGGTCGTGCCGGTGCAATGGTGTTCGGCGGTGTAGACAAAGAACAGCTGCAACTGAATGAAAATACCTTGTACAGCGGGGAACCTTCCACTACATTCAAAGATATTAAGATCACTCCCGAAATGTTCGACAGGGTAGTCGGGCTGATGAAAGCACAACGGTACGACGAGGCCTCCGATCTGGTCTGTAAACATTGGCTGGGGCGTCTGCATCAGTATTACCAGCCTTTCGGCGACCTGTTTATCGAGAATAACAAGCCGGGTGAAGTATCCGGTTACAAGCGTGAACTGAACATCTCGGATGCCATAACCCGTACGGTTTTTCAGCAGGACGGCGTACAGTATGAGCGGGAAGTGTTCGCATCTTACCCCGACGACGTGATCATTCTTCACCTGAAGAGCAGTACGCCTGAAGGCCTCGATCTTTCTCTGAATTTTACCTCTCCCCATCCTACGGCCAGGCAGTCGGAAGGTTCGGATCGTCTGGTTCTGCACGGACAGGCTCCCGGGTATGTGGAACGCCGTACTTTCGAGCAGATGGAAGCATGGGGCGACCAGTATAAACATCCGGAGTTGTATGACGAGAAAGGAAACCGCAAATTCGATAAACGTGTGCTCTACGGCGATGAGATCGATAACAAAGGTATGTTCTTCGAAGCCCAACTGAAACCTGTCCTGCCCAAAGGGGGAGACTATGAGATAACCGATAAAGGCATACATGTTTACAATACCGGCGAAGTCTATTTCGTCCTGAGTATGGCTACCAGCTTCAACGGTTTCGACAAAAGTCCCAGCCGCGAAGGTGTAGACCCGTCCGCAAAGGCAGCCGGTATCCTGGATAAAGCCCTGGCTTATGATTATAAACAGTTGAAACAACGTCATGTGACCGATTATCAGAGCCTGTTCGACCGGGTAGATTTGCAATTGCCTTCTACTCCCGAGCAGAAAGCAATGCTGACCGATCAGCGTATCCGGCAGTTTGAAGCTGTTTCGGATCCCGATCTGGCAGCCCTGCTGTTTCAGTTCGGCCGTTATCTGATGATCAGCGGTTCGCGTCCCGGCGGACAACCGTTGAACTTGCAAGGTATCTGGAATAAAGATGTTGTTCCTGCCTGGAACAGCGGATATACGATCAATATAAATACGGAAATGAATTACTGGCCGGCCGAACTCACCAATCTTTCGGAATGCCACGAGCCGCTTTTCCGTCTGATCGATGAATTAGCGGTTTCAGGAGCCGAAACTGCCCGTAATATGTATAACCGTCGTGGTTGGGTAGGCCATCACAATACTTCTATCTGGCGCGAGTCGGTTCCGAACGACAATGTACCGACCGCTTCTTTCTGGCCGATGGTACAAGGTTGGTTATGCAGTCATCTGTGGGAACACTACCAGTACACACAAGACGAAGAGTTCCTGAAGAACCGCGCTTATCCGTTGATGAAAGGTGCAGCCGAGTTCTTTGCCGACTGGCTGATCGACGATGGCAACGGCCGTCTGGTAACTCCTGTCGGTGTCTCTCCTGAAAATCGTTTCATCATGGATAACGGCAAACAAGGTGCTATGTCGATGGGGCCGACAATGGATATGGCGATTATCCGCGAAACATTCACCCGTACGCTTGAAGTGGCGGAAAGATTGGATCAGGATGAACCCTTACGTACTGAACTGAAAGATAAACTTTCACGTCTGTTGCCTTATCAGGTAGGCGAACGCGGCCAGTTGCAGGAGTGGATGTATGACTTTAAAGAGTGGGAGCCGAAACACCGTCATTTCTCTCATTTATACGGCCTTCATCCCGGCAATCAGATCACAGCAGATGCCACTCCCGAACTGTTCGATGCAGCCAAACAAACACTGATCCTGCGTGGCGATGAGGCTACCGGCTGGTCGATGGGCTGGAAGATCAACTGTTGGGCGCGTTTGCAGGATGGCAACCATGCTTACAAGATCGTCTCCAATCTCTTCAATCCTGTCGGCTTCGGTAACGGACGCAAGGGGGGCGGACTATTCAAGAATATGCTGGATGCCCATCCGCCTTTCCAGATCGACGGCAACTTCGGTTATACCGCAGGTGTTGCCGAAATGCTGCTGCAAAGTCATGCCGGGTTTATCCAATTGCTGCCTGCTCTTCCGGATGTATGGAGCGAAGGAGCTGTCTCCGGTCTGAAGGCACGTGGCAACTTTGAAGTCGCAATGAAATGGCAACAAGGCAGTCTGTCTGAAGCTACTATCCTTTCCGGAAGTGGGAAGGAGTGCCGGTTGAGAACGTCCCTTCCTATTGCGGTGAAACAGGGTGGTAATGCAATAGTAACTTCTTCCCCGGTTACTTCCAACGGGAAAGAATACTATGAAACGGTCTTTGCTACGGTAGCCGGGAAGAGCTACCAGGTAAGTCCGGTCGCTCCTTGA
- the trpS gene encoding tryptophan--tRNA ligase, with protein METVVSGIRPTGNLHLGNYFGAVKSFLQMQNEYNCFFFIADWHSLTTHPRPANIRESAKTILAEYLACGIDPEKATIYIQSDVREVAELYLYLNMNAGIGELMRTTSFKDKARQQLHIDRVNTEEGDVEREIFNEGNKHSVNAGLLTYPTLMAADIIIHKALKVPVGKDQEQNMEMARRFARRFNSTYEVEFFPEPASFHLTEKAVKVPGLDGSGKMGKSEGNAIYLIDDEKAIKKKVMKAVTDAGPTEPNSVKPEPIANLFAMMDIVSTKDTYDFFNEKYNNCEIRYGDMKKQLAEDINNFCAPIRERIFDIRSNEEYMEKVARMGAEKASASAAKTLAEVREIIGFRPY; from the coding sequence ATGGAAACAGTAGTAAGTGGCATCAGGCCAACAGGTAATTTGCATCTGGGGAATTACTTCGGAGCAGTAAAGAGTTTTCTGCAAATGCAGAATGAGTATAATTGCTTTTTCTTTATTGCAGACTGGCACTCCCTGACTACACATCCGCGTCCGGCAAATATCCGTGAAAGTGCAAAGACGATCCTGGCCGAATACCTGGCTTGCGGTATCGATCCGGAGAAGGCTACCATCTATATACAGAGCGATGTTCGCGAAGTGGCAGAGTTGTATCTCTACCTCAATATGAATGCCGGTATCGGTGAGTTGATGCGTACGACCTCGTTCAAGGATAAAGCGCGTCAGCAACTGCATATCGACCGTGTAAATACCGAAGAGGGTGATGTCGAGAGAGAGATCTTTAACGAAGGAAACAAGCATAGTGTAAATGCCGGTCTGTTGACTTATCCGACTTTAATGGCTGCCGATATCATTATCCACAAGGCTTTGAAAGTGCCGGTAGGAAAAGACCAGGAGCAGAATATGGAGATGGCGCGTCGTTTTGCCCGTCGTTTCAATTCTACCTATGAAGTTGAATTCTTCCCCGAACCTGCTTCTTTCCACCTGACAGAGAAGGCTGTAAAAGTGCCGGGTCTGGATGGTTCCGGTAAGATGGGTAAGAGCGAAGGCAACGCAATCTATCTGATCGACGACGAGAAGGCTATCAAGAAAAAGGTAATGAAAGCCGTTACCGATGCAGGTCCTACGGAACCGAACAGCGTGAAGCCCGAACCGATCGCCAACCTGTTCGCGATGATGGATATCGTATCGACAAAAGATACGTACGATTTCTTCAACGAGAAGTACAATAACTGCGAGATCCGTTACGGTGATATGAAGAAGCAGCTAGCCGAAGATATCAACAATTTCTGTGCTCCGATCCGTGAACGCATCTTCGATATCCGTTCCAATGAGGAATATATGGAAAAAGTAGCCCGCATGGGAGCTGAAAAGGCTTCAGCCAGTGCAGCTAAAACTCTGGCAGAGGTTCGTGAGATTATCGGTTTCCGCCCGTATTGA